Proteins co-encoded in one Cytophaga hutchinsonii ATCC 33406 genomic window:
- a CDS encoding SMP-30/gluconolactonase/LRE family protein, with the protein MKRFCTFLTLLFFFLATDLSAQTYTYSTKWGGTGSAAGKFDDIGALDVDADGNVYVADWRNFRIQKFSNTGTYITSWGTEGTGDNQFKRVNNLCVDNDGNILVSDAGASVVKKYTNTGVFISKFGSSGKQEGQFNENQGMFVDADNNIFVCDVNNFRVQKFSSNGTFLLKWGSYGTGAGSFNGNFDLTIDASGNVYVADVNNNRIQKFTNTGVYIKTIGGLGTTEGLFKQPIAIDIDANGDLYVAELGNRRIQKLTSEGVYIQSWGSQGSGNGQFSSLYGICVDKNGSVFVSDSDRDNVQKFVPALSTSVQNTTRVEQYLAYPNPAKESIQLKNIEGTAARIEFINAAGSLIKSIDLAGNENTIQVEDMPRGIYLLKCISDQNIITQRIVLQ; encoded by the coding sequence ATGAAACGTTTTTGTACCTTTCTTACACTGTTATTCTTTTTTTTAGCAACAGATTTATCTGCACAAACATATACTTATTCTACTAAATGGGGAGGAACAGGTTCTGCTGCAGGGAAATTTGATGATATTGGTGCCCTGGATGTTGATGCAGACGGAAATGTATATGTTGCAGATTGGCGAAATTTCAGAATTCAAAAATTTTCAAATACAGGTACATACATTACCTCTTGGGGAACGGAGGGCACAGGTGATAATCAGTTTAAAAGGGTTAACAATCTTTGTGTAGATAATGATGGCAATATTTTAGTTTCTGATGCGGGCGCAAGCGTAGTAAAAAAATACACAAATACAGGTGTGTTCATAAGCAAATTTGGATCTTCCGGAAAACAAGAAGGGCAATTCAATGAGAACCAGGGAATGTTTGTTGATGCTGATAATAATATCTTTGTATGTGATGTAAATAATTTCAGAGTTCAAAAATTCTCCAGTAATGGTACGTTTTTATTGAAGTGGGGAAGTTATGGAACTGGTGCCGGTTCTTTTAATGGCAACTTTGATTTAACAATTGATGCAAGCGGAAATGTTTATGTTGCAGATGTAAACAACAACCGAATTCAAAAGTTTACGAATACGGGTGTTTATATTAAAACCATAGGAGGATTAGGAACTACAGAAGGTTTATTCAAACAACCAATTGCAATTGATATTGATGCTAATGGCGATTTATATGTAGCAGAATTGGGAAATCGCAGGATACAAAAATTGACATCTGAAGGTGTTTATATACAATCATGGGGCTCACAAGGGTCAGGAAATGGACAGTTCTCATCTTTATATGGCATATGTGTAGATAAGAACGGTTCTGTTTTTGTTTCCGATTCAGACAGAGACAATGTTCAGAAATTTGTTCCCGCTCTTTCAACAAGTGTTCAAAACACAACACGTGTTGAACAATATCTTGCTTATCCCAACCCTGCAAAAGAATCCATTCAATTAAAAAATATTGAAGGAACAGCTGCACGTATTGAATTTATTAATGCAGCGGGCAGCTTAATTAAATCCATCGATCTGGCGGGAAATGAAAATACGATACAGGTTGAAGACATGCCGCGTGGCATATACCTGCTGAAATGCATTTCCGATCAGAATATCATTACACAACGTATTGTATTGCAATAA
- the gcvT gene encoding glycine cleavage system aminomethyltransferase GcvT: MSETAEVIKSIPLQDVHVALGAKMVPFAGYMMPVRYSSDIEEHMAVRNAAGMFDVSHMGEFTLKGPKALEVIQRITTNDASVLPIGKVQYTALTNPKGGIIDDLLVYHIGEESYYIVVNASNIEKDKAWFLKNLAAEGADFQDISENTCLFAVQGPKAHEVLAQLTTYPVAGMEYYSCAHMELAGHKDVLVATTGYTGAGGFEVYVSNDIAKDVWTKLMQAGEAVGMKPVGLGARDTLRLEMGYCLYGNDITDETTPLEAGLGWITKFTKTFTGSDILQEQKKNGVARQLVGFEMIERGIPRGHYELADAAGNKIGEVTSGTQSPCLGKGIGMGYVEKKYAAAGTELFVNIRGKLIKAQVVKFPFLPKK, from the coding sequence ATGAGCGAAACAGCTGAAGTTATTAAATCTATTCCTTTACAGGATGTACACGTTGCCTTAGGTGCAAAGATGGTGCCATTTGCCGGTTATATGATGCCCGTGCGTTATTCTTCTGATATTGAAGAACACATGGCGGTGCGCAATGCGGCCGGAATGTTTGATGTTTCGCATATGGGTGAGTTTACATTAAAAGGCCCGAAGGCATTGGAAGTAATTCAGCGCATTACTACAAACGATGCATCTGTACTGCCTATTGGCAAAGTGCAGTACACAGCTTTAACTAACCCCAAAGGTGGTATCATAGATGATTTGCTGGTATATCACATCGGCGAAGAGTCCTATTACATTGTTGTCAACGCATCGAATATTGAAAAAGATAAAGCGTGGTTTTTAAAAAATCTAGCTGCTGAAGGCGCGGATTTTCAGGATATTTCTGAAAACACCTGTCTGTTTGCCGTACAGGGGCCAAAAGCGCATGAAGTACTGGCTCAGTTAACCACTTATCCGGTTGCCGGTATGGAATATTATAGCTGCGCGCATATGGAGCTTGCAGGCCACAAGGATGTATTGGTTGCAACAACGGGTTATACAGGTGCCGGCGGGTTTGAAGTATATGTATCGAATGACATCGCAAAAGATGTCTGGACGAAACTTATGCAGGCCGGAGAAGCAGTAGGCATGAAGCCTGTAGGCCTTGGTGCACGCGATACCCTGCGCCTGGAAATGGGGTATTGTTTATATGGTAATGACATTACAGATGAGACTACGCCATTGGAAGCAGGTTTAGGCTGGATCACCAAGTTTACAAAAACATTCACAGGTTCAGATATTTTACAGGAACAGAAAAAAAACGGTGTAGCACGTCAGCTGGTAGGCTTTGAAATGATTGAGCGTGGAATACCGCGCGGTCATTATGAATTGGCCGATGCAGCAGGAAATAAAATCGGTGAAGTCACATCAGGCACACAATCACCGTGTTTAGGAAAAGGAATCGGTATGGGCTATGTTGAAAAGAAATATGCTGCAGCAGGTACAGAACTATTCGTAAATATTAGAGGTAAATTAATTAAAGCACAAGTTGTTAAGTTTCCGTTTTTACCTAAAAAATAA
- a CDS encoding NUDIX domain-containing protein, producing MSTEFENPWKTIRSRPIYDNPWIAVREEDVLKPNGAPGIYGVVSFKNKAIGIVPVDSEGYTYLVGQFRYTLNEYSWEIPEGGGPMNEAPLETAKRELEEETGLHAATWSELGRIHTSNSVTDEEGFLFLATDLTPGPSNPEDTEQLIIKRVSLKDAVAMVMRGEITDSLSIAGLLKAFMIVSSY from the coding sequence ATGTCGACCGAATTTGAAAACCCGTGGAAAACGATCCGGTCCCGCCCGATTTATGATAACCCATGGATTGCGGTGCGGGAAGAAGATGTTTTAAAACCCAACGGGGCACCCGGTATATATGGGGTAGTTTCTTTTAAAAACAAGGCAATAGGTATCGTCCCTGTTGATTCAGAAGGATATACCTATCTGGTGGGGCAGTTCAGATATACCCTGAACGAATATTCCTGGGAAATTCCGGAAGGCGGCGGACCAATGAATGAAGCGCCTCTGGAAACGGCAAAACGCGAGCTGGAAGAAGAAACAGGCTTACATGCTGCTACCTGGAGCGAGCTGGGACGGATTCATACCTCTAATTCGGTGACAGATGAAGAAGGATTCCTGTTTCTTGCAACAGATCTGACACCCGGCCCAAGCAACCCGGAAGACACCGAACAATTAATCATAAAAAGAGTATCTTTGAAAGATGCCGTTGCTATGGTTATGAGGGGTGAAATTACCGATAGCTTAAGTATTGCCGGTTTGTTGAAAGCTTTTATGATAGTTTCCAGTTACTAG
- a CDS encoding 2-phosphosulfolactate phosphatase, whose amino-acid sequence MKKIDVCLSPEMVHLHKTEGKVVVVIDILRATSCMTTALANGIASITAVATLDECLALGKEGCLTAAERDGKKVEGFDFGNSPFSYQDPALKGKSIVVTTTNGTQAIVKSAGAKEILVGSFLNFTSIVNYLRSQPNDVLMHCAGWKGKMNLEDTLFAGAVVDALKGDFSHDEDSVLTALNLFYTAKNDMMGFLLNSSHVRRLQGLGIIKDIEFCLTKDVYDVLPIMRDGKLVAQ is encoded by the coding sequence ATGAAGAAAATAGATGTTTGTTTATCACCCGAAATGGTGCATTTACATAAGACAGAGGGGAAAGTTGTTGTTGTAATAGATATCCTGCGCGCTACATCCTGCATGACTACTGCGCTGGCAAACGGCATAGCAAGTATTACGGCAGTAGCTACATTAGATGAATGCCTTGCGTTAGGAAAAGAAGGTTGCTTAACAGCGGCAGAACGGGATGGTAAAAAAGTAGAAGGATTTGATTTTGGGAATTCCCCATTCAGTTATCAGGACCCGGCATTAAAAGGAAAAAGTATTGTTGTAACAACCACCAACGGTACACAGGCAATTGTAAAATCGGCAGGTGCGAAAGAAATACTTGTAGGTTCATTTTTGAACTTTACATCCATTGTTAATTATTTACGCAGTCAGCCAAACGATGTGTTGATGCATTGTGCAGGATGGAAAGGCAAAATGAATTTAGAAGATACGCTGTTTGCAGGTGCTGTTGTAGATGCATTAAAAGGCGATTTTTCTCACGATGAAGATTCTGTGTTAACAGCCTTGAATCTGTTTTATACAGCAAAAAATGATATGATGGGTTTTTTATTAAACTCCTCGCACGTAAGAAGGCTGCAGGGATTGGGTATTATAAAAGATATTGAATTCTGCTTAACCAAAGATGTGTATGACGTGCTTCCTATCATGCGTGATGGAAAGTTAGTTGCCCAATAA
- a CDS encoding NAD(P)/FAD-dependent oxidoreductase, whose protein sequence is MQREKVDVLVIGAGPAGTVAASLVNKSGFKVKIVEKQKFPRFVIGESLLPRCMEHLDEAGFLDAVKAQGFQQKFGAKFVRGKEIADFNFSDQFSNGWNWTWQVPRGNFDKTLADEAARQGVDVEYEVGVTDIKFFGTDSVTTIEDINGNKREIEARFIIDASGYGRVIPRMFGLDKPSGFESRRTLFTHIKDVKRPVAAEMEGNRITAVVHKPKVWIWVIPFSNGNTSVGFVGEPSYFDEYTGTPEERMRAMIANEGHIAERFKSEEFLFEPRTIEGYAISASKLYGDGFVLTGNATEFLDPIFSSGATFAMESGSKGGKLAVQFLKGEEVNWEKDFVEHMMQGIDTFRSFVTGWYDGTLHAVFFAKNPDPDHKRMICSVLAGYVWDKNNPFVKKHNTILKTLAKVIQMGEEA, encoded by the coding sequence ATGCAACGGGAAAAAGTTGATGTGTTGGTAATAGGAGCAGGGCCTGCAGGAACTGTTGCTGCTTCGTTAGTTAATAAAAGTGGTTTCAAGGTGAAAATTGTTGAGAAGCAAAAGTTTCCGCGCTTTGTTATTGGAGAAAGTTTATTGCCAAGATGTATGGAGCATCTGGATGAAGCGGGTTTCCTGGATGCCGTGAAGGCACAAGGATTTCAGCAAAAATTCGGAGCAAAGTTTGTACGCGGAAAAGAAATTGCTGACTTTAATTTCTCGGATCAGTTCTCTAATGGATGGAACTGGACCTGGCAGGTACCGCGTGGGAATTTTGATAAAACCCTTGCCGATGAAGCTGCCAGACAAGGTGTTGATGTAGAATATGAAGTTGGTGTTACAGATATTAAGTTTTTTGGTACGGATTCCGTTACTACAATAGAAGATATTAACGGCAACAAAAGAGAAATAGAAGCACGGTTTATTATTGATGCAAGCGGCTACGGACGTGTAATACCACGTATGTTTGGTTTGGACAAACCATCAGGATTTGAATCCAGAAGAACATTATTCACGCACATTAAAGATGTAAAACGTCCGGTTGCTGCAGAAATGGAAGGCAATAGAATTACAGCCGTAGTGCATAAACCAAAAGTATGGATCTGGGTAATTCCTTTTTCAAATGGTAATACATCTGTTGGTTTTGTAGGCGAGCCTTCTTATTTCGATGAATACACGGGTACACCCGAAGAAAGAATGCGTGCCATGATTGCGAATGAAGGACATATAGCAGAACGTTTCAAAAGTGAAGAATTTTTATTTGAACCAAGAACCATTGAAGGGTATGCAATCTCTGCAAGTAAATTATATGGTGATGGTTTTGTGCTGACTGGAAATGCAACCGAATTCCTGGATCCGATATTTTCTTCCGGAGCTACTTTTGCTATGGAGTCAGGTTCAAAAGGCGGGAAGCTGGCTGTTCAATTCCTGAAAGGCGAAGAAGTAAACTGGGAAAAAGATTTTGTAGAACACATGATGCAGGGTATCGATACATTCCGTTCGTTTGTAACAGGCTGGTACGATGGAACACTGCATGCTGTATTCTTCGCGAAGAACCCGGATCCGGATCACAAACGTATGATCTGTTCTGTACTTGCAGGTTACGTATGGGATAAAAATAATCCTTTTGTAAAAAAACACAATACAATTCTGAAAACCTTAGCTAAGGTCATTCAGATGGGTGAAGAGGCATAA
- a CDS encoding thioredoxin domain-containing protein — protein MVKKLIIPILLLGAVIAYFFLVHEKKKENVPEWQHFDAAIFNKAKKEHKLVLLHLGANWCHWCHVMEEQTYTDPFVLELLNKSYIACKEDHDERQDLTSLYAAYGWPATIVFDADGNELLKEAGFISSDRFIALLKKLVKNPTPMPTDSVQIEPAVASDSSTQQALNTLKKKFYSSLDIEGGGFNYAQKYIDFETFEYAFNHSENDSILTKWLYNSVVNSAGLNDNVWGGVFQYSTHSDWNHLHYEKLLSIQARYIKMYCWYYKRFNDADALSHAESAAKYVQRFLDDPKGGFYNSQDADVTPGEKATEYFKLNNADRIKKGIPAIDKNSYTSDNAEMIEACIILSAATGNNTYLEKAVRCFDFIKKNNKTNNAYAHGSNYTNSISLKDNIAIVKSALLLYRATQDAAYKSEALRIIQEVAGTFYSKKGYMISFIGNSPIKGSYNITENIEACRLLNYCSHVFNEPKYKILAQTIFGFLTNENLVKTMSTEPGILSAYEELNTEPLKAVLMIKNGTELKTDFLNSSLSFPAFYFDNTIYTSTTIPSDKYELFDSFDKNFIVACTASYCSSPMFSKDGFEKFIYRRAFSTK, from the coding sequence ATGGTTAAGAAACTTATCATCCCGATTTTATTATTAGGAGCTGTAATCGCCTATTTTTTTCTGGTGCATGAAAAAAAGAAAGAAAACGTTCCTGAGTGGCAGCATTTCGATGCGGCAATTTTTAATAAGGCAAAAAAAGAACACAAGCTTGTATTGCTGCATTTAGGTGCCAACTGGTGTCACTGGTGTCATGTAATGGAAGAACAAACGTATACAGACCCTTTTGTGCTGGAGCTTCTTAATAAAAGTTATATTGCCTGCAAGGAAGATCACGACGAGCGCCAGGATCTGACAAGTTTATATGCTGCGTACGGCTGGCCGGCAACCATTGTGTTTGATGCAGATGGTAATGAGCTGCTGAAAGAAGCCGGTTTTATTTCCTCAGACAGATTTATTGCGCTGTTAAAAAAACTGGTAAAGAATCCAACACCCATGCCTACGGATTCAGTGCAGATAGAGCCTGCGGTCGCAAGCGATTCATCCACACAACAGGCGTTGAACACCTTAAAAAAGAAATTTTACAGTTCGCTGGATATTGAGGGCGGCGGATTTAATTATGCGCAAAAATACATTGATTTTGAAACGTTTGAATATGCTTTCAACCACAGCGAAAACGATTCAATCTTAACTAAATGGCTTTACAACAGCGTTGTAAATTCTGCCGGCCTCAATGATAATGTTTGGGGTGGTGTATTCCAGTATTCTACACACAGTGACTGGAATCACCTGCATTATGAAAAATTGTTATCCATTCAGGCACGTTATATAAAAATGTATTGCTGGTATTACAAACGCTTTAACGATGCGGATGCATTAAGCCATGCTGAATCTGCTGCAAAATACGTACAACGTTTTTTAGATGATCCAAAAGGTGGTTTTTATAATTCTCAGGATGCAGATGTAACACCCGGAGAAAAAGCGACCGAGTATTTTAAATTAAACAATGCTGACCGCATCAAAAAAGGTATTCCAGCAATTGATAAAAACAGCTACACCAGCGATAATGCGGAAATGATTGAAGCCTGCATTATTTTATCAGCAGCAACAGGCAATAATACCTACCTTGAAAAAGCGGTACGTTGTTTTGATTTTATCAAAAAAAACAACAAAACCAACAATGCCTATGCGCACGGAAGCAATTACACAAATAGTATTTCGCTGAAAGATAATATAGCAATAGTTAAATCCGCTTTGCTGCTGTATCGTGCCACACAAGACGCTGCCTACAAATCTGAGGCGTTACGGATCATACAGGAAGTAGCCGGAACCTTTTATTCAAAAAAGGGATATATGATTTCCTTTATCGGAAACAGTCCGATTAAAGGCAGTTATAATATTACTGAAAATATTGAAGCATGCCGTCTCTTAAATTATTGTTCGCATGTTTTTAATGAACCCAAATACAAAATACTGGCACAAACGATCTTTGGTTTCTTAACCAATGAAAATCTTGTGAAAACAATGTCTACAGAACCCGGTATACTCAGTGCATACGAAGAATTAAATACCGAACCGCTTAAAGCCGTATTAATGATTAAAAACGGAACGGAGCTGAAAACAGATTTCCTCAACAGTTCGCTTTCCTTTCCAGCGTTTTATTTTGACAATACGATCTATACGTCAACAACGATCCCGTCTGATAAATACGAATTGTTTGATTCGTTTGATAAAAATTTTATTGTTGCGTGTACCGCCAGCTATTGCAGTTCGCCTATGTTTTCAAAAGACGGATTTGAAAAATTTATATACAGGCGTGCGTTCAGCACGAAGTAA
- a CDS encoding ribonuclease HII, translated as MSLLSFHSEGKIEAGLDEAGRGCMAGPVVAAAVILPPNYKHSLLNDSKKLTIKQRELLRQDIIRDALDYHVAEVSHTVIDQINILNATMKAMHKAVKGLKKQQPNLLLIDGNRFKQYTGIEHVCIVQGDGLYLSIAAASVLAKTHRDSLMERLAKEHPEYGWDVNAGYATEKHRLAMETHGLTPYHRTSFHFKPKQLDLF; from the coding sequence ATGTCGCTTTTATCATTTCATTCTGAAGGAAAAATTGAAGCCGGTCTGGACGAGGCGGGCAGAGGTTGCATGGCTGGTCCGGTCGTTGCTGCAGCTGTTATTCTTCCACCCAATTACAAGCATTCATTGTTGAATGATTCTAAAAAGTTAACCATAAAACAGCGCGAATTGCTGCGTCAGGATATCATCCGCGATGCACTTGATTATCACGTAGCGGAAGTTTCCCATACCGTTATTGATCAGATCAATATTTTAAACGCTACCATGAAAGCCATGCACAAGGCAGTAAAAGGCTTAAAGAAACAGCAACCAAATTTACTTCTTATTGACGGCAACCGATTCAAACAATACACCGGCATTGAACATGTATGTATTGTGCAGGGAGATGGACTTTATTTATCTATAGCTGCAGCTTCCGTATTAGCTAAAACGCACCGTGATTCCCTTATGGAAAGACTTGCCAAAGAGCATCCTGAATACGGTTGGGATGTAAATGCCGGATACGCTACAGAAAAGCACAGGCTTGCCATGGAGACACATGGGCTTACTCCTTACCACAGAACGTCCTTCCATTTCAAACCAAAACAATTAGATCTTTTTTAA